Genomic DNA from Acidimicrobiales bacterium:
CAGGTCGACAAGGCCCGCCGAGACCCCCAGTACCGCGCCGCCCACCTCGACTACTCGGTGACCCGCAACGAGCGAGGGGTCAGCATCTTCCGGGCCGGAATCGCCAACGGAACGCTCCGACACGACCTCGACCCGGAACGAGAAACCGACCTGATCTTGGGCTACCTGGTCTTCCAGCGACTCATGAAGTACCGGCGACTCGATGCCGCCATCGTCGATGCGCTCCGTAACGACATCCTCGCCCGCTGTCGGCGACGCCCGGGCGACGGCTGAGGTCGCCGGCGGCCGGGGTCAGACCCCCGACGCCGCTTCGAGAGCGTCCAATCCATCGGGGGCCTGGGACCATCGCACCTTGCCGGCTCGATAGAGCCGGGCGAAGCCGAAGTACAGGCTCCTCGAGACGAATGGCTCGGTCTGGCGGGCCAGTTCTGCGCACAGTTCGGCCTTCAATTCGCGTGCCTCGATCACCGAGGGCTCGCCGGAGGGGGCGAGGGCAACCAGATCGATGACGTGCATGGCCAGCTGGAGGTCACCGTTCGCCTGGTGGGTTCGAGCCGCGGCGATCACCGTCGCCGGATCGACGGCGGCGAGCACGGCGGCCGCAGCGTCGTCGGGGTGTGCCGGGTGGAGGTCGGTCGGATTGTCCCGGGACCACCAGCCCGAGTTCTCACGCACGATGTCTCGGACGACGTAGTCGGGCGAGCCGTAGCTCGGCACGAGATACGGGGCGTCGAACAGGTCGGACGGGTACTCGAGGTCGTGGAGGATCTCGACATCGGTCATCCCCCGGTTCAGCCGGGCGAGTGTCTCATCGAGCAGCCAGCGAAGCGCATCGATGTTGCGGGACAGTCGCTCGGCAACGGCATCGACGCCGACGACCACGTCGCCGAACTCGGGGATCATCGTCTCGGCACCGAGCTCGCGCATTGCCTCCAGGGTGTCGATCCAACGTTGCGTCAGGCGCTGGATCCGTAGTGGGGTGCCGATGTTGGGGAAGCCGGGAATGACCGACGGGCCGGTGTAGAGCAGTTGCTGCTTCGGCAACCACAAGGCCACACAGTCATCGGTTTCCGATGGTGCCCAGAAGATCTCGATGGGACAGTCGGCATCGTCGAGCACGAGCCGATCGTCGAACGTGACCGACGGATGCTCGATCGCCAAGCCGCGCTCGAGCGACGCCCTCCTCGCTCGGGGGAACTGCCACTGGTTCAGCATGACCTGGTTGTCGAACATCGCGGTGTAGCGCATGAGGCGAGGGACGACATTGGCGTGACCGATCCGCTCCGGTTCGGCCTCACCCCGCTCGGCGGCGTGGGCCCGCCATTGAGCGACGCCGGCGTTGTAGCCCACATGCCCGTGCGAGTACACGATCGCCTTCACTCGCCGGTCGCTGATCGACCGCACATCGGTGATCATCTGGTCGGTGGGCCCGCCACCGGGACCGGCATCGACGATCACCAGTCCGTCGGCCTGTTCGATCACGACCCCGTTGCCCTGGGTGGCGACGAGGTGCACACCGGTGGTCACCGTTGTCGGTTCGAACGCCGAGTTGAGGATCGATTCGCGCTTCTTCTCTGACATTCGTTGACCTCCCGAGCGGCTGTGTTCGGCGGTCGCAGTTACGCTCGCCGCATGACCTTGCGAGTCTCGCACACGACGTTCAACTGCATCGACGCGTTCGCGCTCTCGGAGTGGTGGAAGGCGTTCCTCGAGTACGAGGACCTGCCCGGTGACCCGAACCTGCCCGGACACGAGGAGTGCATGATCGTCGACCCTCGCACCGGCCACCGGCTGCTGTTCATCGAAGTCGACGAGCTCCAACCCGCCGAGGGACGAGTCCACCTCGACCTGGCGCCGAACGATCGGCGGCGCGACGAGGAGGTCGAGCGGGCACTTGCCATGGGTGCCACTCCGGTCTCCGATCGACGCTACGACGACGGCACCGGATGGATGGTGCTGGCCGATCCCGCCGGCAACACCTTCTGCATCGTTCGCAGCGATGCCGAGCGCGCCGGCGGTTGATGGGGCAGGCTGTCGCCATGGATCGCCCATCACCTTTCGCTCATCTTCCCGCCCCGATCCAAGAGGCGCTCCAGCACGACCTGACGATCGACATCACCACGACCGGCCGCCAGTCGGGCGAGCCCCGTCGGATCGAGATCTGGTTCCTCGCCGTCGATGGTCAGGTGTACATCACCGGCACGCCGGGCCCTCGTCACTGGCTGGCCAACCTGCGAGCCAACCCTCGGTTCACGTTCCACCTCAAGGAATCGGCCGAGGCCGACCTCCCGGCGATTGCGACCGAGGTCGACGACCCCGCCGAGCGTCGCATGGTGATCGCGTCGATGGCGGCGGAGTGGTACCGAGGTCAGGCACCGATCGAACAGCTCGTCGCCGAGGCGCCGATGGTGCGGATCACCTTCGAGCAACCTCCATCCCCGGACAGAAGGGCCTAGACCGACGGTCGACTGTGATCAGGCCCCGGAAGCTGACGCCATCACGGCGAGGAGTTCGTCGCGTGGCGGGCCGAGATCGGGCTCGGGGGGACGTTGGTCCTTGGCGGCATGCGCGGCGCCCGCCGCGGCCATCACCTCGGCGTTGGTGAGCAGCGCCGTGGGGTCGTCGAGCATGTTGAACGACCGGAAGAACGCCCGATAGACCTCGGGGTCGCTCCTCGTGGCCGGGATGAGCCCATTGAGGATGAAGTCCCGAGTGGCGGCGGCCATCGGATCGGGCTCGGTGCCCTCGAGCAGCGCCGAGTGGAGCTTGATGCGATCGGCGTCCTGCCGACACGACACGTCGTAGTGGGGTGCGATCTCGTTGGTGATGGCGGCGTCCATGGCCAGCGCCAGGCCAACCCGATCGGTGCCGTGGGCGGCGAGCGCCGACGACAGGGCTTCGGCGGCAATCCCGGCCAACGAGCAACCCTTGCCGTACCACGGGTTCGTGGCAGTGGCGGCGTCACCGATGACCACGAGCCCGGTGACGACCGGCTCGCCGTCGACCACGAACCGGCGGATGCGGTTCTCGAGACGCGCCATCGATTCGACCCCCGAGATCGGATCGGCCAGGCCGTCTTCGGTCCACTGCGCCAGCGGCGTGAGCGTGCGGATGGCTGCCTCCCAAGAAGCCTCGTTGCGGAGGGCAAGCAACTCCCGATCGCCGGTCGGGACACCGAGGGTGATCGAGAACGTGCGGTTGTCGCCATAGAAGCCGGCGAAGCCGAGATAGCCGAGGTCGCCACCGGCACCGGTCTTGGTGAGTACCGGGAGCTCCCGGCCCTCACGCAGTCGATAGAAGCGCGAGAGGTAGATGATGCCGGCATCGGAGTGCTCCTCGAACGGTGCCAGCTCGACGTCGAGCGCGGCGATCCAGTCCAGCACCGGGGAATTGCGGCCCCCGGCCACGACCACGAGGTCGGCATCGACGGTGGTGTCGCCGTCGAATCGGAGACCCCAAACGTCGTTGCCGTCGGCCAGCAGACCGGCGACCGACACCCCGCCGCGCCAGGTCACGTTGGGCTCCTGGCTCACGGCTCGGCGGAGCACCCACTCGATCGTGAGCCGTCGGCAGCACAGGATCACCAGCTCGTCGTCGCCGGGGCGCGGCGTGCGGTCGACGATGTCGGGCGGAAGGATCCGTTCGAGGGTGAGTTCGGTGGCCCCTTCGGCGGTGAGGGCTTCGAGAACGTCGGGCGCCCGCTCGTTCAGGAATCGTCGCAGCCGGGCAAGGAGGGCGTGGGATTGGCGGGCGTGGGCAGCCCCACGCCGATCCCAGTGATCGAACGCTTCGTCGGCGGTCGCCGGGAGATCGGTGTCGTCGCGCTCGTAGACCGTGATCGTGTGGCCGTCTCGAGCGAGCACGAGTGCCGACAGCATCCCTGCCATTCCCCCACCGACGATGGCGATGTCGAGCGGATCGGCAAGTGCCTCTCGAGGAGTCACGACACGCTCCCCAGGAAATCGAGCAGTGCCGCATTCACCTCGGCCGGCCGCTCTTGCTGCGTCCAGTGGCCGCAACCATCGAGGATGATCGAGCGATGCAGGTGCGGCAGGGTCTGTGGGAAGGCCTCGATGGCCGGCGCGCCCCAGATCGTCGGTCCGTCTCGATCGCCGCCGACGAACAAGGCCGGCACCTGGATCGAGGCGCCCCGGAACGCTGCGAGATCCTCCCAATCGCGGTCGACGTTGCGATAGCGATTCAGCGGTCCGCGGAATCCCGAATGCTCGAACTCCTCGGCGTAGACGTCGAGGTCGTCCTCGGTCAGCCATGACGGCAAGGGGTCGGGGCGATGGAATCGATCCTTCATCGCCGCGCCGTGCGGGATAGTGGCGATGCTGCCCGCTGCGGGGTCGGGAGCGGGCGCGTCGCCGGAGGCGGTGAACATGAAGCCGAGCAACCAGCCGCGGACGTCGGCTTCGATCTCTCGCTCGGCCCGGCCGGGCTCCTGGAAGTACTCGACGTAGAACTCTTCGTCGCCGGCCATGGCCCGCATCACCTCGAGCGGACGGTGGGGTGACGGAGGCGAGAACGGAACCGACAGCCCGGCAACGGCGGTGAAGACATCGGGCCGTAGCAGCGCCGACGTCCACGCGATCGGCGCACCCCAGTCGTGGCCGACGATGACGGCGGTCTGCTCGCCGAGAGCGGCGACGAGGCCGACATTGTCGGCGACGAGTCGCACCATGCGGTACTGCTCGATCTCGAGCGGCTTGGACGACCGGCCGTACCCACGCACGTCGATCGCAACGACGTGGTAGCCCGCCTCGGCCAAGGCCGGAAGCTGATGGCGCCACGAGTACCACGATTCGGGGAAGCCGTGCACCAGCAGGACGAGCGGACCCTCGCCTGCTTCGACACAGTGGATGCGGGTGCCGTTCACGTCGACGACGCGTGACTGGCAACCGGCGGGAAGCGCTCCGGAGCTCATCGTGTGACCGTCCGCGTGGCGATCTGCCCGGCTCGGGCCTCTTCGACGTAGCCGTTCTCGGCGCTCCAGGTCACCTCGCCGTTCACGATGACGGTGTCGACGCCCTCTTGGCGCCGGATCCAGCGAATACCGCCACCGGGGAAGTCGTCGGAGGCGATTTCTGGGCCGCGTCCGATGTGATCGGCATCGAAGATCACGATGTCGGCGGCGTACCCCGGTGCGAGGAGGCCTCGTCCTTCGATCCCCCAGATCGTGGCGGGGTCGAGCGTGATCTTCTTGACGGCGGCTTCGAGGCTGAGCGATCCGGTGCCCCGCACGAACTCGGAGATCAGGTAGCCGGTGTCGCCGAAGGTCGAGAACGACCCGACGTGGGCGCCGCCGTCGGACGCTCCGACGTGGACGAGCGGGTCGGCCAGGAGTTCACCGACGACGGGTGAGTTGTTGTGTCCGACGGACGCCCGGATGAACCAGGTGGCGAGTTCCTCGTCGAGGGCGAGGTCGAGCAGGGCATCACCATGGCTGCAACCGCGTTCGGCAGCGATGTCGTCGATCGTGCGGCCGACCAGATCGTTGTTGCGTTCGTTGGCCACGCTCCGCACGACGAAACCGCCGGCACCGAGACCGCCATTGGGGCGCCGGGCCAAGGAGTTCATCTCGTCGACCAAGGCCTGGCGCTGCTCGGCGACCGCCGCCAACTTCTCGTCGTGATCGCGGATCGACGCGACCTTCCACCAGGACGGCAGGGTGAGGAGCATCAGACTGCGCTGATCGAGCGTGAAACTGATGTCGATCGGCCGGGTCTGGACCTGGGGCCAGACGGCGGCACCGCGGGCGCGTACGTCGGCGATCGCCTCCATCACCTTGGTGACCCCACGAGCATTGGCGTCGGAGTGGAAGAGCGGCGACAGGGTCGTGGTGAGTCCATGCCGAACCGACAGCTCAGCCAGTTGCTCGATCCGAGCGACGGTCAGATCGGCGTCGAAGAACTCGTGCACGATCTGGAGGACCTTGCCTCGCTCACCGAGGACCGCAGCGAGCGCATCGAGCTCGTCCGGGGCCGCCCATCGACTCGGCACGGGACGGTAGGTCTCGTCGATGTCGACGAAGCTGGTCGACAGACCAATGGCGCCGGCGTCGAGGCAAGCGCCGAGCAGTTCCGCCATCGCTTGGATCTCGGCGTCGTTCGCCGCCCGCTGCTGAGCGTCGTCGCCCATGACGAACATCCGAATCACGGAATGCCCGACAAGGGGTGCGACGTTGAGGGCGATCTGCCCCGTGAGTGCATCGAGCCACTCGCCGAAACCCTCGCCCCAACGCCAGTCGACGCCGGCGTCGAAGGCCGGCTCGGGCATCTCCTCGATCAAGCGGAACATCCGGCTGAAGGCATCACGGTGATCCGCCTTGAGCGGAGCGAGCGAGAGCGAACAGTTGCCAGGAACGACGGTGGTGATGCCGTGCTCGATCGCAGGGAAGGCATAGGGGTCGAAGCACAGTTGCGCGTCGTAGTGAGTATGAGGATCGATGAAGCCCGGCGCCACGACCTTGCCGCCGGCGTCGATCACTTGACGAGCATCGCTGCTCCTGCCGCCGACACTCACGATGCGACCGTCGTGGATTGCGATGTCGCCACTGCGGGCCGGAAGTCCCGAGCCGTCGACGATCCGCCCGTTACGGATGATGAGATCGAGCATTGACAGTTCCCTTGTTCAGATGTTGCGGTTGCCGTTCGAGCCCGGGGAGCACCACGCTCCACGGCTGTCCGACGAGTTCTTCGACCGAGGAGACACCGGCCTGATCGAGCGAGGCGAGGCAGGCCTCTTCGTCGAGTGCGATGGTCGTCGTTCCGCCGTTGGCGTAGGTGATCTCGACCTCGACCTCGGCTCTGCCGTCGTGACCGCCGGCGATGGACGCCCGTGTGATGATCGGGGTCATGGCGGCGGCGGTTCGACGAACACGATGTCGCTGGGCAGCAAACCGATCGAACGATTGGCGCCGGCTCGAGCAGCGAGGTGGAGGTTCCACGACTGCAGCTGCTCCAGCCCGTCGGGCACGCCCGGCAGCACGCGTCTCGCAATGGCGGCGAGATCCTCTCCCGGTTGGGGCGAGACGAACTGTCGGTAGACCATGCGCGCAACGTAGCGCCTGCTGTTGAACGCCGTCCAATAGTTGTCGAAGTTGTCTCCTCCGGGCAGAACACCGAGGATGTTGCCGTGAGTTCGAGTAGCCAGGTCCACCGACGGGTCCGTATGACCCCCGACGAACGACGCGATCAGATCCTGCGCGTTGCAATCCGGTTGTTCGGTCGGCGACCGTACAGCGAAGTGTCGATCACCGACATCGCGAACGAGGCCGGCATCGCCCGTGGACTTCTCCATCACTATTTCGGGTCGAAACGCGAGCTCTATCTCGAGGTGGTCAGGGTGGCAGCCCGGGCACCGTTCGAGGTCGAAGCCTCGGCGGAGACGAGGACGAAGAGCCCGTGGGCGACGGCGGTCGACAGCTTCCTCACCGCCATCGAACAGAACCCGGTCCGTTGGCTGAATGCGGTCAACGCCGGAGGCGCCGAGCGAGACGACGAGGTGGCCGCCATCATCGACGAAACCCGTGAGATTCTCGCCGACCAGACGCTCAGTGCCGTGGGCTTGGCCCACCGATCCGACGAACCAATGGTCCGAGCGTTCATCCGGGCCTGGGGTGGCTTCGCCCAGGAGCTCACCGTGGAGTGGATCGGTCGGGACCGGATCGACCGCGAACGGGTGCGAACCACGTTGCTTGCCACCCTGCCGCTGCTGGTCGAGCAGATCCTGCCGCTCCTCGACGAGTCCTGACGTGCGCCTCCCCCGGCTCGTGGCGGTGCTGGCCATCACGCTCGCCACTCTTGCCCCGACCGTTCGAGCATCGGCAACCGACACCGCCCAACCGCTTCGTCCGGAGGAGGGGCAGATCGAGCGGTTGTATCGAGCGGTGTTCGACCGCTCGCCCGACCCCGAGGGCTTCGCCTACTGGTTCCGGCTGCGGAGCACGACCACGTCCCTCGAGACGATTGCCGCCGAGTTCATCACCAGCCCCGAGTTCGCTGCGGTGGCCGGGGCGCCGAGCGACGACGAGTTCGTCGTGCGGCTCTACCGCAACGTGCTCGACCGCGAACCCGATGCCGACGGCCTCGAGTACTGGCGGCAGACGATGGCGGCCGGCCTGACCCGTGTCGGGCTCCTCGTGCTGTTCTCCGAGTCGGCCGAATTCGTGGCGAGCACCGACACTGTGCTCGAACCGCTCCCGCCGTTTCGGGCATCGATCGAGCCGGTCGACGCCTTCGAACTCGGCGCCAGCTGGCGGGCGGGTTGTCCGGTCGGCCCGGCCGATCTCGTGCAGATCGAGATGTCGACCGTCGGCTTCGATGGCAAAGCATCGACCGGCACGCTCATCGTGCACCGATCGGTCGCCGAAGCCGTCGTTACGGTGTTCAGCCAGCTCTACGACCAGCGCTACCCGATCGAGCAGATGGTGCCGGTGTCGAGGTTCGACGGCGATGACAACGCCTCGATGGCGGCCAACAACACCTCCGCCTTCAACTGCCGAGCGGTCACGAGCGGCGCAAGTTGGTCCCGCCATGCGTACGGTCGAGCGATCGACGTGAACCCTCGGCAGAATCCCTACGTTCGCGGCGAGGTGGTCCTGCCCCCTGATGGCGCGGACTTCGTCGTCCGGAATGTTCACCACCCGGCGATGATCCGCCGGGGCGACATCGTCGTCGAGGCCTTCGCCGCTGCTGGCTGGCGATGGGGTGGCGACTTCACGACCTTGGTCGACTGGCAGCACTTCGAGCGCTGAGCGTCGCAGGGCTCGTCACGGCTGCCAGTGCGGGTCGCGGCCGGCGAAGCCGAGCAGGCGATCGAGTGGCGACGCATCGGCGGCAACCTCGACCTCATCATCGAAGAAGCCCGAGTCCGGGCCTCGGTACTCCGGCGCGACCATCCCCTGGAGGAACTCGTGTGCCGGGAGAACTGCCGAATCGGGCGCTGCGTACGGGGCGCCGGTGGCACGCGCGAGATCCCAGGCATGCACGATGTATTCGCCGAGCGCCATACCCAACACCCCGTCGCCCGCCATGCGAGACGACGACATCGTGACCAGCCGACCGGCGACGTCGGCGGCAATCGCTGCCTTGATGTCGGCGAGGGCCTTGCCGACGATGTCGGATCCGGTCGTGCCGGGCGGGAGTGCGAATGCCTCGGGGTCGGGCCGATCGGCGTCACCGGTCGGGTCCGACAATGCAGCGGCGAAGAATTGCAGCCACCCCAAGACGTGGGTGCGCAGCGCCGCCACATCGAAGCCGGCACACGGGGTGGGCAGACCGAGCTGGGTGTCGTCGACATCGACGACGTCAGCGAGTCGGCTCAGAACCTCGTCGAACAACGTGGGGGTCGCATCGGAGTCGCAGAAGACCTCGGGTGCGTTGGTCGGGAAGATCGGCGGCTCGTTCGTGTCATCAGTCATGGTTCGAACGTATGCCTGCAGGTGGGCGAAGGGCTTGAACATTCACGCCAGCTTCGGCGGGTAGCGTCGGGCGATGGTCCGGCCGCTCCCCGACGACACCCGTGGCATCGTCGACCCCGTCGCCATGATGCGGCACGTGGACTTCGCCCGTTCGGATCCGGGGCCCCATCTCGACGGCGTCGTCGCCTGGTTCTGGTCGGTGGCCTGGGAGCTCCCGGTGGGAATGGTCCACGAGCAGGAGGTGCTCAACCACCCAGCCGGCAACATCAGCATCGGCACGCTCGACGACGCCGGTCGCCGTCTCGATCCCGCAGATGGCCGGGTCTACGGGGTCATGACGCGCCGCAGTGTTCGCCGCCTCGCTCTCGACGGTTGGACTGTGGCGGCCCGCAGCGCCGTTGGCGGACTCGGTGTACTCCTCGACGCACCGGCGGTCACGGCGACCGACGCCGAGCTGCGCCTCGACGCCCTCCCCGGCCTCGATGC
This window encodes:
- a CDS encoding TIGR03086 family metal-binding protein, with the translated sequence MTDDTNEPPIFPTNAPEVFCDSDATPTLFDEVLSRLADVVDVDDTQLGLPTPCAGFDVAALRTHVLGWLQFFAAALSDPTGDADRPDPEAFALPPGTTGSDIVGKALADIKAAIAADVAGRLVTMSSSRMAGDGVLGMALGEYIVHAWDLARATGAPYAAPDSAVLPAHEFLQGMVAPEYRGPDSGFFDDEVEVAADASPLDRLLGFAGRDPHWQP
- a CDS encoding nitroreductase family deazaflavin-dependent oxidoreductase; this translates as MDRPSPFAHLPAPIQEALQHDLTIDITTTGRQSGEPRRIEIWFLAVDGQVYITGTPGPRHWLANLRANPRFTFHLKESAEADLPAIATEVDDPAERRMVIASMAAEWYRGQAPIEQLVAEAPMVRITFEQPPSPDRRA
- a CDS encoding alkyl sulfatase dimerization domain-containing protein, encoding MSEKKRESILNSAFEPTTVTTGVHLVATQGNGVVIEQADGLVIVDAGPGGGPTDQMITDVRSISDRRVKAIVYSHGHVGYNAGVAQWRAHAAERGEAEPERIGHANVVPRLMRYTAMFDNQVMLNQWQFPRARRASLERGLAIEHPSVTFDDRLVLDDADCPIEIFWAPSETDDCVALWLPKQQLLYTGPSVIPGFPNIGTPLRIQRLTQRWIDTLEAMRELGAETMIPEFGDVVVGVDAVAERLSRNIDALRWLLDETLARLNRGMTDVEILHDLEYPSDLFDAPYLVPSYGSPDYVVRDIVRENSGWWSRDNPTDLHPAHPDDAAAAVLAAVDPATVIAAARTHQANGDLQLAMHVIDLVALAPSGEPSVIEARELKAELCAELARQTEPFVSRSLYFGFARLYRAGKVRWSQAPDGLDALEAASGV
- a CDS encoding alpha/beta hydrolase, translated to MSSGALPAGCQSRVVDVNGTRIHCVEAGEGPLVLLVHGFPESWYSWRHQLPALAEAGYHVVAIDVRGYGRSSKPLEIEQYRMVRLVADNVGLVAALGEQTAVIVGHDWGAPIAWTSALLRPDVFTAVAGLSVPFSPPSPHRPLEVMRAMAGDEEFYVEYFQEPGRAEREIEADVRGWLLGFMFTASGDAPAPDPAAGSIATIPHGAAMKDRFHRPDPLPSWLTEDDLDVYAEEFEHSGFRGPLNRYRNVDRDWEDLAAFRGASIQVPALFVGGDRDGPTIWGAPAIEAFPQTLPHLHRSIILDGCGHWTQQERPAEVNAALLDFLGSVS
- a CDS encoding DUF4214 domain-containing protein codes for the protein MRLPRLVAVLAITLATLAPTVRASATDTAQPLRPEEGQIERLYRAVFDRSPDPEGFAYWFRLRSTTTSLETIAAEFITSPEFAAVAGAPSDDEFVVRLYRNVLDREPDADGLEYWRQTMAAGLTRVGLLVLFSESAEFVASTDTVLEPLPPFRASIEPVDAFELGASWRAGCPVGPADLVQIEMSTVGFDGKASTGTLIVHRSVAEAVVTVFSQLYDQRYPIEQMVPVSRFDGDDNASMAANNTSAFNCRAVTSGASWSRHAYGRAIDVNPRQNPYVRGEVVLPPDGADFVVRNVHHPAMIRRGDIVVEAFAAAGWRWGGDFTTLVDWQHFER
- a CDS encoding amidohydrolase family protein, producing the protein MLDLIIRNGRIVDGSGLPARSGDIAIHDGRIVSVGGRSSDARQVIDAGGKVVAPGFIDPHTHYDAQLCFDPYAFPAIEHGITTVVPGNCSLSLAPLKADHRDAFSRMFRLIEEMPEPAFDAGVDWRWGEGFGEWLDALTGQIALNVAPLVGHSVIRMFVMGDDAQQRAANDAEIQAMAELLGACLDAGAIGLSTSFVDIDETYRPVPSRWAAPDELDALAAVLGERGKVLQIVHEFFDADLTVARIEQLAELSVRHGLTTTLSPLFHSDANARGVTKVMEAIADVRARGAAVWPQVQTRPIDISFTLDQRSLMLLTLPSWWKVASIRDHDEKLAAVAEQRQALVDEMNSLARRPNGGLGAGGFVVRSVANERNNDLVGRTIDDIAAERGCSHGDALLDLALDEELATWFIRASVGHNNSPVVGELLADPLVHVGASDGGAHVGSFSTFGDTGYLISEFVRGTGSLSLEAAVKKITLDPATIWGIEGRGLLAPGYAADIVIFDADHIGRGPEIASDDFPGGGIRWIRRQEGVDTVIVNGEVTWSAENGYVEEARAGQIATRTVTR
- a CDS encoding helix-turn-helix domain-containing protein, giving the protein MSSSSQVHRRVRMTPDERRDQILRVAIRLFGRRPYSEVSITDIANEAGIARGLLHHYFGSKRELYLEVVRVAARAPFEVEASAETRTKSPWATAVDSFLTAIEQNPVRWLNAVNAGGAERDDEVAAIIDETREILADQTLSAVGLAHRSDEPMVRAFIRAWGGFAQELTVEWIGRDRIDRERVRTTLLATLPLLVEQILPLLDES
- a CDS encoding VOC family protein: MTLRVSHTTFNCIDAFALSEWWKAFLEYEDLPGDPNLPGHEECMIVDPRTGHRLLFIEVDELQPAEGRVHLDLAPNDRRRDEEVERALAMGATPVSDRRYDDGTGWMVLADPAGNTFCIVRSDAERAGG
- a CDS encoding FAD-dependent oxidoreductase — its product is MTPREALADPLDIAIVGGGMAGMLSALVLARDGHTITVYERDDTDLPATADEAFDHWDRRGAAHARQSHALLARLRRFLNERAPDVLEALTAEGATELTLERILPPDIVDRTPRPGDDELVILCCRRLTIEWVLRRAVSQEPNVTWRGGVSVAGLLADGNDVWGLRFDGDTTVDADLVVVAGGRNSPVLDWIAALDVELAPFEEHSDAGIIYLSRFYRLREGRELPVLTKTGAGGDLGYLGFAGFYGDNRTFSITLGVPTGDRELLALRNEASWEAAIRTLTPLAQWTEDGLADPISGVESMARLENRIRRFVVDGEPVVTGLVVIGDAATATNPWYGKGCSLAGIAAEALSSALAAHGTDRVGLALAMDAAITNEIAPHYDVSCRQDADRIKLHSALLEGTEPDPMAAATRDFILNGLIPATRSDPEVYRAFFRSFNMLDDPTALLTNAEVMAAAGAAHAAKDQRPPEPDLGPPRDELLAVMASASGA